The nucleotide sequence CGGCCCGCGGTTCCCTGCGTACCCGCTTCAACGCCCTTCTGAACCCCTTCGCGGCCCGGCCCGGCCGGACGAAGATGGCCATGGCCACCGGCGCGGTCTGCTGCCTCGGCCTGGTGGGCGGCTTCACCCAGATCGGCGCCCGCCCGGCGGGCGACACCCCGAACCCGGCGGCCTCGGCCGAGATGGCCGAACGCGCGGCCGTCGACGCCGCCTCCCGCGGCCTGGCCCGCGAGAGCACCGCCCCGGCAACCCCGAGCGCCAGCCCCTCGGCCACCCCCTCCGCCACGGCGAAGCCCAAGCCGAAGGCGAAGCCCAAGCCCCGCCGGATCGTCCCGGTCGCCGGCCTGGACCAGACCCAGATGAACAACGCCAAGAAGATCGTGCAGGCCGGCCGGGAGATGGGCGTGCCGCGTCGCGGCCTGGTCATCGCGGTGGCCACCGCCATGCAGGAGAGCACCCTGCTCAACTACGCCAGCGCCGTGCTGCCCGAGTCGCAGAACTACCCGCACCAGGCCATCGGCTGGGACCACGACTCGGTCGGCCTGTTCCAGCAGCGGCCGAGCAGCGGCTGGGGCACCGTCGAGGAGCTGATGGACCCGGAGTACGCCACCAAGGCGTTCCTCTCCGCCCTGGAGGAGATCCCCGGCTGGCAGGACCTGCCGCTCACGGTCGCCGCCCAGACCGTTCAGGTCTCCGCGTTCCCCGACGCGTACGCGCAGCACGAGTGGCGCGCCAACGCGGTGGTGAAGGAGATCCTGGGCTGACCCACCTTCCCGGGTTGCCGCGGTGCGGGTCCGGGTACCAGGGACTTGCCGGTCCCGGGTACAACATGAGGGGGACCGCGGACAGGAGGACGTCATGTCACTGATGCAACGCCTCAGCGCCTTCCTGCGGTCGCCTCGCGGTCAGCAGCTGGTCGACCGTGGCCGGCGCGAGCTGGCCAAGCCGGAGAACCAGGCGAGGCTCAAGCAGCTCGCCACCCGGCTGTCGTCCCGCCCGCGCTGACCGCCCCCGCCCCCGCTGCACCGACCCCCGGGAGCCCCTCGTGACCGACCCCGCCCCCGTCGACGGCGAACCCACCCTTCCCCCGAAGCCGGCCGCGCCGGTGGAGGCGCCCGAGGCGCCACCGGCCCGGCTCTGGGACCGGATGCGGGACGACCCGCAGTACGCGCCGGAGCACCTGGCCCTGGAGGCGGTGCGCCGGCTGGGGCCGGAGGCGGCGCAGTGGGCCGAGCGGGAGCGGGCGCAGCGGCCGGACGTCCCCACCGACGAGCTGGCCGACCAGGCGGTGCGCAAGTTCGTCAACCACGCCCGGCTCTCCGGGGCGGTCTCCGGGGCGGCCGGGTTGCCCGGCGCGGTGATCGACGTGGGCGTGCTGGCCTGGACCCAGGCCCGGCTCGTGCTGCACGTGGCCGCCGCGTACGGGGTCGACCCGGTCCACCCCGACCGGGCCACCGACCTGCTCGTGCTCCAGCGGGTGCACAAGGTCGCCGAGAGCGCCCGCCTCGCTCTCGGGGTGGCCGCCGGCCGGGAACGGGCCGGCGCGCTGTTCGGGATGGGCGGGCAGAACCCGCTGGGCCGGGTGATGCTCCAGCTCGGCGTCCGGCTGGCCCGGATGGCCGGGGTGCGTGCCGCCAAGCGGGTGTTCGCCAAGGTGATCCCCGGCGCCGCGATCATCCTGGGCACCTGGGCCAACTCGTCGGCCACCAGGGACCTCGCCGACCGGGCCCGCGCCCTCTACCGGGGTGGCCCGCGCCAACTGCCCGGCCCGCGCCGGCCCTGACCGCGGCGGGGACCGGGTCGGCGCGGTCGCGTACCGCCGCCCTCGCCCCTCGGTGAACCGGCGTCAGCGTCGCCAGGGCGCCGGCTGGCCGTGCAGCCACCACTGCAGCGCCCGGGTGATCCGGGGCAGCACCAGGTACGTCATGAGCGGCGTCAGGCAGAGCGTCATGAGCAGCGTCCGCGCCGCCAGCGGCACGTCGGCGAGGAACCGCGCGGTGAGCAGGGTGGCGGTGAGGCTGAGCGGGAAGAACGCCAGCCAGATGGTGACCGCCTGCTTCCACCGCGGCGGGGCCGCCGGCGTGGCCGGCTCGGCGTCGCCGGCCGCGAACGTCTCGACCACGTGGTCCACCGGCGGATCGAACCAGCCCTCGATGCCGGTGCGGCGCTCGACGCGGGTGTGCTCGACGATGCCCTGCGCCGAGGTGAGCCACCAGTGCCGCTGCGGGGAGTCCTCCCAGCCGCGCAGCGTGTCCTGGTTCGCGAAGCGGTACATGACGTGCCACTCGGGCGACCCCGGCGCGCTGCGGACGAAGCCGGCACCCAGGAAGCCCGGGAAGCTCTCGGCCAACGCCGTACCGGCCCGGATCCACGCCACCATCTCGTCGGTGCGCGCCGGGTCGGCGCGCCGCGAGACGGCGACGGTCACCGGCACCGCGTGCGTCGTGGTCATGTCCGTCCTTTCCGCCGCCGTCGGGATCTCCGCCGGTCGCCGCAGACCGGTGTAACGCACCGTCCGCTCGGGCGCATCCGCCGAGTACCCGCCTGGTGTCCGGGATCACCGGCCGCGCGGGGAGAGCCGGTTAGCCCGCGCCGTGCGGGGGTAGCCCGGGGGAATGACGCGATCACAGCCCCGCCGCCGGGTCAACGCCGCGTACAGCGCGCTGAACCTGCGGCTTGTGCTCGCCCTCTTCGGCCTGGTCACCATGACCGTCTTCGCGGTGCTCGCGTTCGCCGCCGGCGTGACCTGGCTGGGCGTTGTCTGCGCGATCCTCGCCGCGGTGGCCGTGGTCGACCTGGTCGTCATCCAGCGCCGCCGCGCCGCGCGCCACCGGGAGGAGCCGGGCGCGCGGCACTCGCTGTTCGAGTGACAGGAGTACGACATGCCCATCGCCACCACCAATCCCGCCACCGGACAGGTGCTCAAGACGTACGACCCGATGTCGGACGAGCAGATCGACGCGGCCATCGAGCGCGCCGACCTGGCCTTCCGGCAGTTGCACGGGACCACGATCGCCGAGCGGGGCCGGTGGATGATCGCCGCGGCCGACCTGCTGGAGGCCGAGCGGGACGAGACCGCGCGGCTCATGACCACCGAGATGGGCAAGACGTACGCCGCGGCCAAGGCGGAGGTCACCAAGTGCGCCATCGCCTGCCGCTTCTACGCCGACAACGCCCCGCGGATGCTCGCCGACGAGCCCGCCGACGCCGCCGCGGTCAAGGCCAAGCGGGCGTACGTCCGCCACCAGCCGATCGGCCCGGTGCTCGCCGTGATGCCGTGGAACTTCCCGCTCTGGCAGGTGATGCGGTTCGCCGCGCCGGCCCTCATGGCCGGCAACACCGGGCTGCTCAAGCACGCCTCCAACGTCCCGCAGACGGCCCTCTACCTGGAGGAGCTGTTCCGCCGCGCCGGCTTCCCCGAGGGCGCGTTCACCACCCTGCTGGTCGGCTCCGACGCGGTGGACCGGATCCTCAGCGACCCCCGGGTCCGCGCCGCCACGCTCACCGGCAGCGAGCGGGCCGGCCGCTCGATCGCCCAGATCGCCGGGCGGGAACTCAAGAAGACAGTGCTGGAATTGGGCGGCAGCGACCCGTTCGTGGTGATGCCCTCGGCCGACCTGGACAAGGCCGCCGAGGTGGCCACCACCGCCCGCTGCCAGAACAACGGCCAGTCCTGCATCGCCGCCAAGCGGTTCATCGTCCACACCGACGTCTTCGACGCCTTCGCCGAGAAGTTCGCCGCCCGGATGTCGGCGCTGCGCGTCGGCGACCCGATGGACGGGAACACCGACGTCGGCCCGCTGGCCAGCGAGGGCGGCCGGGACGAGATCCACGCCCAGGTGCAGGACGCGGTCGACAACGGCGCCACCGTGCTGTGCGGCGGCGAGAAGCCCTCCGGAGAGGGCTGGTACTACCCGCCGACCGTGGTCACCGACCTGCGGCCCGGCATGCGGATGTGGTCCGAGGAGGTGTTCGGCCCCGTGGCCGGCCTCTACCGGGTCGGCTCCTACGAGGAGGCCATCGAGGTCGCCAACGGCACCAACTTCGGCCTCGGCTCCAACGCCTGGACCAGCGACCCCGCCGAGCAGGAGCGCTTCGCCGTCGACCTGGACGCCGGCAACGTCTTCATCAACGGCATGACCACGTCCTATCCGGAGCTGCCGTTCGGCGGCGTGAAGAACTCCGGGTACGGGCGCGAGCTGTCCGCCGTGGGCATGCGCGAGTTCTGCAACACCAAGACCGTCTGGGTCGGTAAGGGGGAGGCCGGCGCCGGCGCCGGGTCGCACTCCGAGTAGTCGCGATTGGCCGGACGCCGTCATGGGTAGGACATCCGCCCATGACGGTGTTCGGCTTCCACGCGTCCCACGAGCAGATCCACCCGGCCAAGCTGCTGGCGGCGGTGACCCACGCCGAACGGGCCGGCTTCGACGCCGCCATGTCGTCGGACCACTTCTCGCCGTGGAGCGCCCGGCAGGGCCACTCCGGCTTCGCCTGGTCCTGGCTCGGCGCCGCCCTCCAGGCCACCAACCTGCCGTTCGGCGTGGTCAACGCGCCCGGCCAGCGCTACCACCCGGCCATCATCGCGCAGGCCATCGGCACCCTCGCCGCCATGTACCCGGGCCGGTTCTGGGCCGCCCTCGGCACCGGCGAGGCGAGCAACGAGCACATCACCGGCGGCGGCTGGCCGCGCAAGGACGTCCGCGCCGCCCGGCTGCGGGAGTGCGTGGACGTGATCCGGGCGCTGCTCGCCGGCGAGGAGGTCAGCCACGACGGCCTGGTCACCGTCGACCGGGCGAAGCTGTGGACCCGGCCCGAGCAGCCGCCCGCCCTGATCGGCGCGGCCGTCAGCGTCGAGACCGCCCGGTGGTGCGCCGAGTGGGCCGACGGCCTCATCACGGTCAACGCGCCGGTGGCGCACCTGCGGCGGATGATCGACGCCTACCGGGACGCCGGCGGGCGCGGGCCGCTGCACCTCCAGGTGCACGTGAGCTGGGCGCCCGACCAGGCCGAGGCCGAGGCCGTCGCGTACGACCAGTGGCGCAGCAACGTCTTCGCCCCGCCGGTCTGCTGGGACCTGGAACTGGCCGACCACTTCGACGCGGTCAGCGAGGACGTGCCGCTGGAGAAGGTCACCTCGGTGGTCAACGTCTCCGCCGACCTCGGCCGCCACGTCGGCTGGCTGGAGGAGTACGTGGCGCTGGGCTTCGACCAGATCGCCCTGCACCACGTCGGGCAGGAGCAGCGCGCGTTCATCGACACGTTCGGCACCGAGGTGCTGCCGAAGCTGCGTACCGCCTCGTGATCACGCCGCGGCCCCGGGCCGCCTAGGCTCGTACCCCATGGAAGCTCTGATCGAGGTCGTGGTCTTTCTCGCGATCGCGACCTTCGGCGCGGCGCTGGCCCGCCGGCTCGGCCTGCTGGCGCCGATCCTGCTGGTCGTGCTCGGCCTCGGCCTGTCCTTCGTGCCCGGCTTCCCGGAGGTGCGCCTCGACCCGGAACTGGTGCTGGTGGGCATCCTGCCGCCGCTGCTCTACGTGGCCGCACTGAAGACGTCGGTCCCGGCGTTCCGGCTGAACCTCCGGCCGATCCTGCTGCTCGCCGTCGGGCTGGTGCTCTTCACCGCGTTCGTGGTCGGCACCGTCGTCCACCTGATCCTGCCCGGCGTGCCGTACTCGATCTGCCTGGCCCTCGGCGCGGTCGTGGCGCCGCCGGACGCGATCGCCGCCACCGCGGTGGCCCGGCGGGTGGGCCTGCCCCGCCGGGTCGTGACGATCCTGGAGGGCGAGAGCCTCGTCAATGACGCCACGGCGCTGGTGCTGCTGCGGGTGGCGGTCGCCGCGGCCACCGCGGCCGGCGGTCACGTCGGGGTCGGCGCGGTCGCCCGCGAGGTGCTCGTGTCGGCCGGCGGCGGCGTCCTCGTCGGGCTGCTCGGCGTGGTGGTCTTCGGCGCCCTGCACAAGCGGATCACCGATCCCGTGCTGGACAACGCGCTGTCGCTGATCGTGCCGTTCGCGGTGGTCTTCGCCGCCGAGGAGATCCACGCCTCCGGCGTGGTCGCCGTGGTGGTGACCGGGCTCGGCATCGGGCACAAGCAACCGCTGCTCATGTCGGCCGCCTCCCGGCTCCAGGTGGGCGCGTTCTGGCGGCTCATCCAGTTCCTGCTGGAGGGGCTGGTGTTCCTGCTGGTCGGCCTGCAACTGCCCGAGGTGCTCCGCGACCTGGACGAGCCGGCCGGCCGGCTCGTCGGGGTCACCGCCGCGGTGCTGGCCGCCGTCGTGCTGGCCCGGTTCGTCTGGCTCCTTCCGGCCACCTACCTGGGCCGGCTGGTGCCCCGGGCACGCCGCCGGGAGACGTCGACGCCGGTGCAGGTCCCCCTCGTCATCGGCTGGGCCGGGATGCGCGGCGTGGTCACCCTCGCCGCCGCGCTCGCGCTGCCGCTCACCCTGGCCGACGACCGGGCCTACCCGCGGCAGCTGTTCATCTGGCTGGCGTTCGCCGTCATCGTGGTGACCCTGGTCGCGCAGGGCGCCACCCTGCCGGCCGTGGCCCGCGCGGCGAAACTGCCGCCGGACGACCCGGTGCAGGACGCGCTCTCCGCCGCCGCCGTGCAGCAGCAGGCCAGCCGGGCCGCCCGGGACCGGCTGGAGGAACTCGCCGGCGGGGCCCCGGACGCCGTCGTGGAACGGCTGCGCGGGCTGGTGCAGAGCCGCACCAACCTGGCGTGGGAACGGCTCGGGGGCGAGGAGCGGGAGACCCCCTCCCGGGCGTACGGTCGGTTGCGGCAGGAGATGATCGACGCGGAGCGGGAGGTGTTCCGGGCCGCGCGCGACTCCGGGAAGATCCCGGAGGAGGTGCTGGTCCGCGCCTACCGCGACCTGGACCTGGAGGAGTCGTTGCTGCGACAGGAGGCCGACGAGTGAGCTGTGCACACCTGACCGAGGCGGGCGACGCCGAGTTCGCGACCACGACCGAGTGCCCGGACTGCGTGGCCATCGGCAACGACGACTGGGTGCACCTGCGGGGGTGCCTCACCTGCGGGCACGTGGGCTGCTGCGACTCCTCGCCCTACCAGCACGCGACGAAGCACTTCGAGGCCACCGGGCACCCCGTGATGCGCTCGGTCCAGCCCGGCGAGGCCTGGCGGTGGTGCTTCGTCGACGAGGAGATCGGCTGACCGCTCAGCCGAGGCGGCGTTCCAGCACCTGCCCCGGCCACGGCTCGCGGCCCGGCCGCTCGACCGTGAACCGGTCCGTCGCGGTGAAGCCGCAGCCCTCGTAGAACCGGACCAGCGCCCGGTCGTCCCCGCCGTAGCAGTCCACCCGCAGCAGCCCCAGGCCGCGCTCCCGGGCCAGCTCCGCGGCGTACGCGAGCAGGCGCGCCCCGATCCCGTGACCCGCGTACGCCCGGTCGGTCACCAGCAGGTTGACGAACAGCTCGGGCTCGGTGGCCGGCGGCACGTACGCGGTGGCCGACCCCACCACGAGGGCGCCCACCGCGGTGTCGCCGACCATCGCCAGCCACAGCCCGCCGCCGGTCGCCCACGCGTCGGCCTGGGCGATGCGGCGCGGGTCGGCCGACGCGGGCTCGGTGCCCCACTGGCCGGTCCGGCCGCGCGCCACCAGCCAGGCGGTGGCGCTGTCGAGCAGCCGCAGCACGGCGGTGGCGTCGTCCGGGCCGCCGGGGCGGATGGCGATGGTCTGCTGATCCGTCATGCCGGTCATGCTCCTACACCGGCGCGGCGGGACGATCGCCGGTCACCGGCCGGGCCGGCCGCCGGTTCGCCAGCGCCCACCGGGTCAGCGCGGGGGTGGCCAGGCCGACGCCGGAGAAGACCGCCCCGACCGCGAGCCAGCCCGGCACGCCGCCGCCGAGCACCAGCAGCGTGAGCAGAGCCGGACCGAGCGCCCGGGCCAGGCCCGCCAGCATGCCGTCCACCCCCTGGTACGCGCCGATCGCGTCCGGCGGGGCCAGGTCGTACGCGAGACCCGCCCCGGCGGTGCCGTGCCAGAGGTCGCCGAACGTGTAGACCACGGTCGCGGCCAGCAGAACGGCGACCGACGCCGCGGGCGGCAGGCCGGCCGTGGATGCGTACAGCAGCATCGCCGTGGCCAGCACCAGCCCGGCGCGGCGCATCGACCGGGCGGCGCGCGTGGCGTCGTCGGCGCCGCGGGCGAGGCGTACCGCGAGCAGCACGGTGAGCACGGTGTTCGTCAGCAGCACCGCCGACACCACCGGCGGTGGCGCGCCCGCCCGGGTCACCGTCCACAGCGGCACCACGAGCGCGAGCACCGTCCAGTGCAGCGCCAGCACGGCCGACGCGCCGCTGACAGCGAGGAAACGGACGTCCCGCAACGCGGCACCCGGCCGGCGCGGACCGCCGGAAACCTTTCCCCCGCCCGCCGGCGGGTAGGCCGGCAGCCGGAGCAGCAGGGCCGCCGACAGCAGGTAGGTGAGCGCGTTGCCGGCCACCAGCACCTGGTACGCCAGGTGGCTGTCCGCCGCCAGCGCCAACCCGGCCAGCCCGGCCCCCACGGCGATGCCCAGGTTCGCGACCGCACGCAGGGTGGCGAACGCGTGGACGCGGCCCTGCGGTCCGGCGACCGCGGCGACCAGGGCCGCGCGGACCGCCAGGTTGCCGGAGGCGAGCAGCATCTCGAGGATCGCCACCGTGAGGAACACCGGGAAGGAGTCGACCAGCAGGTACGCCGCGGCGGCGAAGCCCTGACCCAACTGGACGAGCGCGCGGAGCGTACGGGGATCCCGCCGGTCGGCCAGCGCGCCCAGCGGCACGCTGGCGGTCAGCCCGACCAGGCCGGCGAGGGTGAGGCCGGCACCGACCGCGGCGGGGGAGAGCCCGACGTCCCGGGTCAGGTAGAGCGCGCCGCCGGTGAGCCAGAGTCCCGAGCCGACGGTGTTGGCCAACGTGGCCAGGGAGAGCGTACGGAGCCGCCCGGGCGGCGGGATCGGCGAGACGCGGGACCAGCGGCTCATTGCGTCACGGGCGGCACGGCCCGGGACACCTCGGTGAGCAGCTCGGCGACCCGGTCGCCCCAGTGCGAGGCGACCACCAGCTCCCGGTCGGGGTCCACCCAGAGCAGGTGCCGGCCGCCGTTCCCGCGGGCGCAGCGCCCCGTCGGTGGCGCGCCGGGCTGCACCCTCCCGGAGTCGTTGCGCCACCAGAGGTAGCCGTAGTCGGGGTTCAGCGGGCACGGCGACCAGGCCCGCCGGATCCACTCGGCGCTGAGCAGGCGGCGGCCCTGCCACGTGCCGCCCGTCCGGTGGACCTCGCCGAGCAGGGCCAGGTCGGCGGCGGAGATCCAGAGCCCGCCGCCCCAGTGCGCCCCGCCGCTCACCACCGGCACCCGGACGCCGTCGATGTCGACGGCCGCGCCCGCGTACCCGTGCCAGGACCAGGACGAGGAGGCGCCGAGCGGGTCGAGCACGGCCTCGCGCAGCACCTCGCCGAGCGGGCGGCGGAACAGCAGGGTCAGCGCCAGGCAGAGCAGGTTGACCCGCACGTCGTTGTACGCCCAGCCGGTGCCCGGCGCGCCCTCCCGCTCGAAGCCCTCCCGGCGGCTCTGCGCGTCCACCGCGGTCGGCTTGCCCCACAGCTCGCCGGTCCAGCCGCTGGTCTGCTGGAGCAGGTGCGCCCAGGTGATCCCGTCGACCCCGAGGCCGGCGAGGAACGGGTGGTCGACGGTGTCCCGCACCGGCGTGTCCGGGTCGAGCAGGCCCCGGTCGAAGGCGACACCGGCGACGGTGGCGACGACCGCCTTGGTGCCGCTGAACAGCATCTCCGGCGTCGCCGGGTCGCCCCAGGTGGCGAGCACCTCGCCCCGGTGCCGGATCACGCCGCTCGCCCCGGTGCCGGGCAGCAGCGGTCCGGTCACCTCGCGGTGTGACTCGTCGGCCACCTGCGCGGCCAGGTAACGCTGCATGTCCTCGATGCCCTCGGTCACCCGGGCGGCCTGCCGGGCGACGGCGGCCCGCACCGCGCCGAGATCCACGTCGACGATCATGGCCTCGACCCTAGGCAGGGCGTCGCCCGGCCGGCCGTCCCGAACCGGGCGACCCCCGTCACACCGGCGGGCGGTAATCCGCTCGCTCAGGTGGGCCGGCTAGGCCAGGGTCGGGGCCGTGACGCGCAGCAGGACCGCCCGGGCCGACGAGTTGACCGAGGTGCAGCGGATCGAGGTGGCCTCCGGCGCCCCGTTCCGGGAGATCGGCATGACCGACGTCGCCGACATGCCACCACTGCCGCTGGACGTGCTGGCCGCCGCCCAGCGCGACGGGCGCGTCCGGGTGGCGGTCGACGGCGCCGACCGGCCGGTCGCCTTCGCGGTGCTCGACCTGGTCGACGGCTGCGCACACGTCCAGCAGCTCAGCGTCGACCCGGCGTACGCCCGGCGGGGGATCGGGCGGGGTCTGCTCGACGAGGCGGCGGGGTGGGCCGCCGGGGCGGGACTGCCGGCGCTGACCCTGACCACGTTCCGCAGCGTGCCGTGGAATGGGCCGTACTACGCCCGCTGCGGGTTCCGCGAGCTGACCGGGGTCGAGGTGACCCCGGGGCTGGCCGGGCTGCTGGCCACCGAGGCCGCGCTCGGGCTGGACCCGGCCGACCGCGTCGCCATGCGCCGACCGGTCGACTGACCCCGCCTCAGCGGGGACCGGGGCGCGCGCCGCCGTACAGGTGCAGCGGGCCGAGCACTGGCAGCCGGTCGACCACCGCCAGGCCGTCGCGCCACTCGATCCACAGTCCCGCCTCATGCACCGCCGACGTCCCCTCCCGTGACTCCTCGACGGGCCGGTAGCCGGTGGCCTCGTCCCGCAACACCTCGTGCACGACGAGCCCGCCGGGCGGGAGCGGCGGCAGCGCGTACCCCTGAGGAACTCTGCCCCGGACGGTGGCCGCGGCGGCGTCCCGGCTGGTCCAGCGCACCCGGATCCGCTGGACCACCAGGCCACTCACGGTCGGGCCAGTTGGTCGCGGCGGCGGGTGAGGTACGCCGTCTCGGCGGTGTTGCCGGCCAGCTCGATGGCCCGGTCGTACGCCGCCCGCGACTCCTCGCTGCGGCCCAGCCGGCGCAGCAGGTCCGCCCGGGTGGCGTGGTAGGCGTGGTAGCCGGCCAGCGGCAGACCGTCCACCTGAGCCAGGGCGACCTCCGGGCCGTCCAGCTCGGCGACCGCGACGGCCCGGTTGAGCCGCACGATCGGCGAGGGGTCGAGGCGGGCCAGCTGGTCGTAGAGCGCGACGATCTGCGACCAGTCGGTGTCGCGGACGTCGGGGGCGTCGGTGTGGACGGCGTTGATCGCGGCGAGGATCTGGTAGCGCCCCGGCGCCTGGCCGGTGGCGAGGCGCGCGCGGACCAGGGCGTGACCCTCGGCGATCAGCTCACGGTCCCACGCGCCGCGGTCCTGCTCGCCGAGGGCGACCAGCTCACCGCTCGCCGACACCCGCGCGGTGCGGCGCGCCTCGGTGAGGAGCATCAGCGCCAGGAGCCCGGCCGCCTCACCGTCCGCCGGCAGCAGGGCTCGGACCAGCCGGGTCAGCCGGATGGCCTCGGCGGTCAGATCGCTGCGGACCGCCGCCTGCCCGGGGTCGGAGGCCAGGTAGCCCTCGTTGAAGATCAGGTAGAGAACGGCGAGCACCCCGGTGACCCGGGCCGGCAGATCCTCGCGCAACGGCACGCCGTAGGGGATCCTCGCCGCCCTGATCTTCTCCTTGGCGCGGGTGATCCGCCGCCCCATGGCGGACTCCTGGACCAGGAACGCGCGGGCGATCTCGGGCACGGTGAGCCCGCCGACCAGCCGCAGGGTCAGCGCGATCCGCGCCTCCATGGCGAGGGCGGGGTGGCAGCAGGTGAAGACGAGGCGGAGCCGGTCGTCGTCGATGGCGCCGAGCGGCTCGGGGGTGTCGGCCAGCATCAACGCCTCCCGGTGCCGTTCCTCGCGCTTGACCTCCCGGCGGAGGCGGTCGATGGCCCTGCGGTGGGCGGTCGTGGTGAGCCAGGCGCCGGGATTCGGCGGGACGCCGTCGACCGGCCAGCGCTCGACGGCGGTCGCGAACGCCTCGGCGGCCATCTCCTCGGCGACGTCGAGGTCCCCGAGGCGCCGGGCCAGGGTGGCGACCACCCGGGCCCACTCCTCGCGGTGGACCCGGGCGAGCACCGCGCCGACGTCGGTCATCAACCCGCGAACGGCCGGAGCTCGACCCTCCGGTTGCAGTGCTTCGACCCGAGGGCGGCGAGCCGGAGCGCCACGTCGAGGTGGGGCGCTTCGACGATCCAGAAGCCGACGACGTGCTCCTTCGACTCCACGTAGGGACCGTCGGTGAACACCGGCTCGCCGTCCCGGCCGTCCACCACGGTGGCCGTGTCCGGCGACGTGAGACCGCCGGCGAAGACCCAGTGGCCGTCGGCCTGCAGCTGTTCGTTGAAGACGTCGATCGCGGCCATCTCCTCCGCGGTGGCGAGGGCGGACGTGTCGTTCAGAACGGACATCAGGTACTGCGCCATCGGGATCATCTCCTGTCGTCGGGTGGCCGCCCGCTCGGGCCGCCGTTCACCCCTGCTACGAACGTCGCCGCCCCGATCCGACACGCGCCGCCGGACTCAGTGTGCCCCCTGCGGTTCGACAAGCCGACGCCCGCGATCACCAGCACCGGAACGCCGAGTCAGTGCGCGCCGCCGAGGTTGAGCACCACCACCCCG is from Micromonospora terminaliae and encodes:
- a CDS encoding RNA polymerase sigma factor, producing the protein MTDVGAVLARVHREEWARVVATLARRLGDLDVAEEMAAEAFATAVERWPVDGVPPNPGAWLTTTAHRRAIDRLRREVKREERHREALMLADTPEPLGAIDDDRLRLVFTCCHPALAMEARIALTLRLVGGLTVPEIARAFLVQESAMGRRITRAKEKIRAARIPYGVPLREDLPARVTGVLAVLYLIFNEGYLASDPGQAAVRSDLTAEAIRLTRLVRALLPADGEAAGLLALMLLTEARRTARVSASGELVALGEQDRGAWDRELIAEGHALVRARLATGQAPGRYQILAAINAVHTDAPDVRDTDWSQIVALYDQLARLDPSPIVRLNRAVAVAELDGPEVALAQVDGLPLAGYHAYHATRADLLRRLGRSEESRAAYDRAIELAGNTAETAYLTRRRDQLARP
- a CDS encoding serine hydrolase domain-containing protein, which codes for MIVDVDLGAVRAAVARQAARVTEGIEDMQRYLAAQVADESHREVTGPLLPGTGASGVIRHRGEVLATWGDPATPEMLFSGTKAVVATVAGVAFDRGLLDPDTPVRDTVDHPFLAGLGVDGITWAHLLQQTSGWTGELWGKPTAVDAQSRREGFEREGAPGTGWAYNDVRVNLLCLALTLLFRRPLGEVLREAVLDPLGASSSWSWHGYAGAAVDIDGVRVPVVSGGAHWGGGLWISAADLALLGEVHRTGGTWQGRRLLSAEWIRRAWSPCPLNPDYGYLWWRNDSGRVQPGAPPTGRCARGNGGRHLLWVDPDRELVVASHWGDRVAELLTEVSRAVPPVTQ
- a CDS encoding MFS transporter, which produces MSRWSRVSPIPPPGRLRTLSLATLANTVGSGLWLTGGALYLTRDVGLSPAAVGAGLTLAGLVGLTASVPLGALADRRDPRTLRALVQLGQGFAAAAYLLVDSFPVFLTVAILEMLLASGNLAVRAALVAAVAGPQGRVHAFATLRAVANLGIAVGAGLAGLALAADSHLAYQVLVAGNALTYLLSAALLLRLPAYPPAGGGKVSGGPRRPGAALRDVRFLAVSGASAVLALHWTVLALVVPLWTVTRAGAPPPVVSAVLLTNTVLTVLLAVRLARGADDATRAARSMRRAGLVLATAMLLYASTAGLPPAASVAVLLAATVVYTFGDLWHGTAGAGLAYDLAPPDAIGAYQGVDGMLAGLARALGPALLTLLVLGGGVPGWLAVGAVFSGVGLATPALTRWALANRRPARPVTGDRPAAPV
- a CDS encoding GNAT family N-acetyltransferase, with protein sequence MTRSRTARADELTEVQRIEVASGAPFREIGMTDVADMPPLPLDVLAAAQRDGRVRVAVDGADRPVAFAVLDLVDGCAHVQQLSVDPAYARRGIGRGLLDEAAGWAAGAGLPALTLTTFRSVPWNGPYYARCGFRELTGVEVTPGLAGLLATEAALGLDPADRVAMRRPVD
- a CDS encoding YciI family protein, translating into MAQYLMSVLNDTSALATAEEMAAIDVFNEQLQADGHWVFAGGLTSPDTATVVDGRDGEPVFTDGPYVESKEHVVGFWIVEAPHLDVALRLAALGSKHCNRRVELRPFAG